One region of Luteolibacter rhizosphaerae genomic DNA includes:
- a CDS encoding DUF6172 family protein, which produces MKKTFPLVQPDRPVERQLDAIKHELRKYLKRERRKPLPEGVDFWDFDCQVGKGDSAPEPKHSGDLEKAIEEAAKEGALSVFVAIQSKPGKRTKKEKEA; this is translated from the coding sequence GTGAAGAAGACCTTTCCCTTGGTGCAACCGGATCGTCCCGTCGAGCGGCAGCTCGATGCGATCAAACACGAGCTCCGGAAGTATTTGAAACGGGAGCGCCGCAAGCCCTTGCCCGAAGGCGTGGACTTCTGGGACTTCGATTGTCAGGTGGGGAAGGGGGACTCCGCCCCCGAACCGAAGCACTCCGGCGATCTTGAGAAGGCCATTGAGGAAGCTGCCAAGGAAGGTGCCCTCTCGGTCTTCGTCGCCATCCAGTCCAAGCCGGGCAAGCGTACGAAGAAAGAAAAGGAAGCCTGA